Proteins encoded within one genomic window of Lactococcus garvieae:
- the ndk gene encoding nucleoside-diphosphate kinase encodes MEKTFFIIKPDGVERGLVGEILKRIERRGFQLEKLELRSAPNGELIDKHYDALVAKDFYPSIRDYMTSGPVVVGVISGVEAISCWRTMMGTTNPVQAQPGTIRGDFAQSPEKGKAIKNIVHGSDSVESAEREISLWFS; translated from the coding sequence ATGGAAAAAACTTTCTTTATTATTAAACCAGACGGAGTAGAGCGAGGTTTAGTAGGCGAAATATTGAAACGAATCGAGCGACGTGGTTTTCAGCTGGAAAAATTAGAATTACGTTCAGCCCCTAATGGAGAATTGATTGACAAACATTACGATGCGCTAGTAGCTAAAGATTTTTATCCTAGCATTCGCGATTACATGACTTCAGGTCCTGTTGTTGTAGGTGTAATATCAGGTGTAGAAGCCATATCTTGTTGGCGTACGATGATGGGAACTACAAATCCAGTTCAAGCTCAGCCAGGGACTATTCGTGGAGACTTTGCTCAGTCACCGGAAAAAGGTAAAGCCATTAAAAATATTGTCCATGGATCAGACTCAGTTGAATCGGCTGAACGAGAGATTTCGCTCTGGTTTTCATAA